A stretch of the Orcinus orca chromosome 1, mOrcOrc1.1, whole genome shotgun sequence genome encodes the following:
- the CD34 gene encoding hematopoietic progenitor cell antigen CD34 isoform X1, with protein sequence MLVRRGARAGHGMPRGWTALCLLSLLPSGFTNTENLTTTATKTSTPGISSTVPTTIPNQESTISSTFGNISLYAISQDSNGNTAAISEPTVNFTSTSGITPVPGTMNSSVQSQTSLATTVSSTPINFTTSEMTLQPSMLPGNISDSPYNSTSPVTSPTNPYTSFSPIPSTIKGEIKCSRVKEVKLTQGICLELNETSSCEEFKKDNGEELIRVLCGKQQGEARAGVCSLLLAQSEVRPHCLLLVLANRTELSSKLQLLKKHQSDLKELGIQGFTEQDVGSHQSYSRKTLIALVTSGILLAVLGTAGYFLMNRRSWSPTGERLGEDPYYTENGGGQGYSSGPGASPEAQGKASVNQGAQENGTGQATSRNGHSARQHVVADTEL encoded by the exons CCTCTGGGTTCACAAATACAGAGAACTTGACTACTACTGCCACAAAGACATCTACCCCAGGAATATCTTCAACTGTCCCTACAACTATACCCAACCAGGAAAGCACAATATCAAGTACTTTTGGAAACATCAGCCTCTATGCTATCTCTCAGGACAGCAATGGGAACACAGCAGCCATCTCAG AGCCTACAGTCAATTTCACATCTACCTCTGGGATCACCCCAGTCCCTGGAACCATGAACTCTTCTGTCCAGTCACAGACCTCTTTAGCCACCACAGTGTCTTCTACCCCCATCAACTTTACAACTTCAGAGATGACCTTGCAGCCCAGCATGTTACCTGGAAATATCTCAGATTCCCCATACAATAGTACCAGCCCTGTGACATCTCCCACTAACCCCTATACATCATTTTCTCCTATCCCAAGTACCATCAAG ggagaaataaaatgttccagagtcaaagaagtgaaattgacCCAAGGTATCTGCCTGGAGCTAAATGAGACCTCCAGCTGT GAGGAGTTTAAGAAGGACAATGGAGAGGAACTGATCCGAGTCCTGTGTGGGAAGCAGCAGGGTGAGGCCAGGGCCGGGGTGTGCTCCTTGCTCCTGGCCCAGTCTGAGGTGAGGCCTCACTGCCTGCTGCTGGTCTTGGCCAACAGAACAG AACTTTCCAGCAAGCTCCAACTTCTGAAAAAGCACCAGTCTGACCTGAAAGAG CTGGGCATCCAAGGCTTCACTGAACAAGACGTCGGGAGCCACCAGAGCTATTCCCGAAAGACCTTGATTGCACTAGTCACCTCGGGGATCCTGCTGGCTGTCTTGGGCACCGCGGGCTATTTCCTGATGAACCGCCGCAGTTGGAGCCCCACAGGAGAAAGGCTG GGCGAAGACCCTTATTACACGGAGAACGGTGGAGGCCAGGGCTATAGCTCAGGCCCTGGGGCCTCCCCCGAGGCTCAGGGAAAGGCCAGTGTGAATCAAGGGGCTCAGGAGAACGGCACCGGCCAGGCCACCTCCAGAAACGGCCATTCAGCGAGACAACACGTGGTGGCTGATACCGAACTGTGA
- the CD34 gene encoding hematopoietic progenitor cell antigen CD34 isoform X2 — translation MLVRRGARAGHGMPRGWTALCLLSLLPSGFTNTENLTTTATKTSTPGISSTVPTTIPNQESTISSTFGNISLYAISQDSNGNTAAISEPTVNFTSTSGITPVPGTMNSSVQSQTSLATTVSSTPINFTTSEMTLQPSMLPGNISDSPYNSTSPVTSPTNPYTSFSPIPSTIKGEIKCSRVKEVKLTQGICLELNETSSCEEFKKDNGEELIRVLCGKQQGEARAGVCSLLLAQSEVRPHCLLLVLANRTELSSKLQLLKKHQSDLKELGIQGFTEQDVGSHQSYSRKTLIALVTSGILLAVLGTAGYFLMNRRSWSPTGERLELEP, via the exons CCTCTGGGTTCACAAATACAGAGAACTTGACTACTACTGCCACAAAGACATCTACCCCAGGAATATCTTCAACTGTCCCTACAACTATACCCAACCAGGAAAGCACAATATCAAGTACTTTTGGAAACATCAGCCTCTATGCTATCTCTCAGGACAGCAATGGGAACACAGCAGCCATCTCAG AGCCTACAGTCAATTTCACATCTACCTCTGGGATCACCCCAGTCCCTGGAACCATGAACTCTTCTGTCCAGTCACAGACCTCTTTAGCCACCACAGTGTCTTCTACCCCCATCAACTTTACAACTTCAGAGATGACCTTGCAGCCCAGCATGTTACCTGGAAATATCTCAGATTCCCCATACAATAGTACCAGCCCTGTGACATCTCCCACTAACCCCTATACATCATTTTCTCCTATCCCAAGTACCATCAAG ggagaaataaaatgttccagagtcaaagaagtgaaattgacCCAAGGTATCTGCCTGGAGCTAAATGAGACCTCCAGCTGT GAGGAGTTTAAGAAGGACAATGGAGAGGAACTGATCCGAGTCCTGTGTGGGAAGCAGCAGGGTGAGGCCAGGGCCGGGGTGTGCTCCTTGCTCCTGGCCCAGTCTGAGGTGAGGCCTCACTGCCTGCTGCTGGTCTTGGCCAACAGAACAG AACTTTCCAGCAAGCTCCAACTTCTGAAAAAGCACCAGTCTGACCTGAAAGAG CTGGGCATCCAAGGCTTCACTGAACAAGACGTCGGGAGCCACCAGAGCTATTCCCGAAAGACCTTGATTGCACTAGTCACCTCGGGGATCCTGCTGGCTGTCTTGGGCACCGCGGGCTATTTCCTGATGAACCGCCGCAGTTGGAGCCCCACAGGAGAAAGGCTG GAGCTGGAACCCTGA